In Candidatus Rhabdochlamydia sp. T3358, the following proteins share a genomic window:
- a CDS encoding IS3 family transposase, which yields KLQKQGISCSRKRVAKLMKQEKIQAKMRKKWKVTTRASKKEIMIAPNHLDQNFIVGSPNKVWVSDITYVSTQEGWLYIAVVMDLFSRKVVGLSMSDRLETELVTKALKQALYNRKTNKDLMFHSDRGTQYTSNEFKELANRHGITLSMSAKGRCYDNAVAESFFHTLKTEEVHLSNYRIREEAKTSIFEYVEIFYNRKRLHSTLGYVSPIDFEAAWNCTAERVI from the coding sequence AAGCTTCAAAAGCAGGGCATTTCCTGTTCTAGAAAAAGAGTTGCTAAATTAATGAAGCAAGAGAAAATACAGGCTAAGATGAGAAAAAAATGGAAGGTGACTACAAGGGCAAGCAAAAAAGAGATAATGATAGCTCCTAACCATTTGGATCAAAATTTTATAGTAGGATCTCCTAATAAAGTATGGGTAAGCGATATAACATATGTATCTACTCAAGAAGGTTGGTTATATATAGCGGTGGTAATGGATCTTTTTTCTAGGAAAGTAGTAGGCCTTAGCATGAGTGATAGGCTAGAGACAGAGCTAGTCACAAAAGCGTTAAAGCAAGCTCTGTACAATCGCAAAACAAATAAAGACTTGATGTTTCACTCAGATAGAGGAACTCAATACACGAGTAATGAATTTAAAGAATTGGCTAATCGACATGGGATAACATTAAGTATGAGTGCAAAAGGGCGCTGTTACGACAATGCAGTTGCAGAAAGTTTTTTTCACACCTTAAAAACAGAAGAGGTTCACCTCAGCAACTATAGAATTAGAGAAGAAGCCAAAACCAGTATTTTTGAATATGTAGAGATTTTTTATAACCGCAAAAGATTGCATTCGACTTTAGGATATGTGTCGCCTATAGATTTTGAGGCTGCATGGAATTGTACAGCTGAGAGAGTGATATAA
- a CDS encoding Fe-Mn family superoxide dismutase: MSAPYTLPDLPYDFSALEPVISAEIMKLHYSKHHAGYVANLNTALEKYVEAEKKKDLSTMIELQQAIKFNGGGHLNHSIFWTNLAPIGKGGGGKPKGELLKAIIEQFGSLEHLIEQLSSITVGIQGSGWGWLGYNRVEKKMIITTCANQDPLCIKKYVPLLGIDVWEHAYYIDYKNVRAEYVKNIWKIVNWENVEERFLSVKK, translated from the coding sequence ATGTCTGCACCTTACACACTACCTGACCTTCCTTATGATTTTTCTGCTTTAGAACCGGTCATTTCTGCAGAGATTATGAAATTGCATTATTCTAAGCACCACGCTGGATATGTAGCCAATTTAAATACTGCTTTAGAAAAATATGTAGAAGCGGAAAAAAAGAAGGATTTATCCACGATGATTGAATTGCAGCAGGCTATCAAATTTAATGGTGGTGGCCATCTCAATCATAGTATTTTTTGGACCAATTTAGCTCCTATAGGTAAAGGGGGAGGGGGAAAGCCCAAAGGGGAGCTTCTAAAGGCTATTATAGAACAATTTGGTTCATTAGAGCACTTAATAGAACAACTTAGCTCTATAACTGTTGGTATCCAAGGCTCTGGCTGGGGTTGGCTGGGCTACAATCGGGTAGAAAAAAAAATGATAATTACTACGTGTGCTAACCAAGATCCTCTTTGTATAAAGAAGTACGTGCCTTTACTGGGAATTGATGTTTGGGAGCATGCTTATTATATAGATTATAAGAATGTTAGGGCTGAATACGTAAAAAATATTTGGAAAATTGTCAACTGGGAAAATGTAGAAGAGCGGTTTCTTTCTGTAAAAAAATAA
- the accD gene encoding acetyl-CoA carboxylase, carboxyltransferase subunit beta has protein sequence MGLFSKNKPKIKVQTIKKDGYSGWIKCTRCHEIIHANELQENLACCPKCNYHYRLSGSQRIKLLSDQNSFEELFTNLKPMDPLNFTDTESYVNRLLKATKTSCRDEAVIVGKATICETQIALGVLDFTFMVGSMGSVVGERLTLLIEYALNHELPVVIVSASGGARMQESALSLMQMAKTSAALAKLHEEGLPFISIMTNPTLGGITASFASLGDMIIAEPDALIGFAGPRVVEQTMRKKLPPNAQCSEFLLEKGMIDCIVPRHQLKQTLSDLLMFLTHQKKSKPPLLEKPLKKIPQKLQDLLELSAIARQELKR, from the coding sequence ATGGGTCTTTTTTCAAAGAATAAACCAAAGATTAAAGTTCAAACGATTAAAAAAGATGGTTATAGTGGGTGGATTAAATGCACACGCTGTCATGAAATCATCCATGCCAATGAACTACAAGAGAATCTCGCTTGTTGTCCGAAGTGCAATTATCATTATCGTTTATCGGGATCTCAAAGGATTAAGCTTTTATCTGATCAGAACAGTTTTGAAGAGCTTTTTACAAACCTCAAGCCAATGGATCCTTTGAATTTCACAGATACGGAATCTTATGTAAATAGACTTTTGAAGGCAACAAAGACCTCTTGTCGTGATGAAGCGGTGATTGTAGGAAAGGCGACGATATGCGAAACACAAATTGCTTTAGGCGTGCTTGATTTTACGTTTATGGTAGGATCTATGGGATCAGTAGTAGGAGAGAGACTTACCTTATTGATTGAATATGCTTTAAATCATGAACTGCCGGTAGTCATTGTCTCTGCTTCTGGAGGAGCTAGAATGCAAGAATCAGCACTTTCTTTGATGCAAATGGCAAAGACATCTGCTGCTTTAGCAAAGCTGCACGAAGAGGGGCTTCCTTTTATTTCTATAATGACAAACCCTACATTAGGCGGCATTACAGCTTCCTTTGCTTCCTTGGGAGATATGATTATTGCAGAACCAGATGCTTTGATTGGTTTTGCAGGCCCTCGAGTAGTAGAACAAACCATGAGAAAAAAACTTCCTCCCAATGCACAATGCTCAGAGTTTCTTTTAGAAAAAGGAATGATTGATTGCATTGTGCCCCGTCATCAGTTAAAACAAACTTTAAGCGATCTCTTAATGTTTTTAACACATCAAAAAAAATCAAAGCCTCCTTTGTTAGAAAAGCCTTTAAAAAAAATCCCTCAAAAACTACAAGATCTGTTAGAACTAAGTGCTATTGCAAGGCAAGAGCTAAAACGTTAA
- the dut gene encoding dUTP diphosphatase, with product MSERLEVGIDLEEEKCIPEYASQQAAGADVKAHITEELVLKPGASILIPTGVYLEIPNGYEVQIRPRSGLALKQQITVLNSPGTIDSDYRGEIKIILINHGKSDFIITPGMRIAQMVFAPVMQAVFTRKSDLAITKRGEGGFGHTGTH from the coding sequence ATGTCTGAGAGATTGGAAGTAGGAATTGATTTAGAAGAAGAAAAGTGTATTCCAGAGTATGCTTCTCAGCAAGCGGCAGGAGCAGATGTAAAAGCGCATATAACAGAAGAATTAGTATTGAAGCCTGGAGCCTCTATTCTTATTCCTACAGGGGTCTATTTGGAAATTCCAAACGGTTATGAAGTGCAAATTCGCCCTCGAAGCGGGCTTGCATTAAAACAGCAAATTACAGTGCTAAATTCTCCTGGTACAATTGACTCTGATTATCGAGGAGAAATTAAGATTATTCTAATAAATCATGGCAAGTCAGACTTTATAATTACTCCTGGTATGCGGATTGCACAAATGGTTTTTGCACCTGTTATGCAAGCTGTATTTACTAGAAAAAGCGATTTAGCCATAACTAAAAGAGGAGAGGGTGGGTTTGGCCATACTGGCACGCATTAA
- a CDS encoding PTS sugar transporter subunit IIA produces MAILARINHQISSGFSDLRKLFKRDSTLAISDYLDEDLVLFMQADNRDDALNRLVSLLEEKKKLQDAKRFYQAILEREKIVPTAIGLGVAVPHAKLHSYKDFFIAIGIQVQQGLEWNALDGLAVQLIFMIGGPDNRQTEYLRILSHLTMAVKNKERRKKLLKCHCAKEVIEMFNGC; encoded by the coding sequence TTGGCCATACTGGCACGCATTAATCATCAAATCTCATCAGGATTTAGCGATTTAAGAAAGCTTTTTAAACGAGATAGTACCTTGGCAATTTCTGATTATTTGGATGAAGATCTCGTTTTGTTTATGCAAGCTGACAATCGTGATGATGCCCTAAATCGTTTAGTGAGTCTACTAGAAGAGAAAAAAAAACTTCAAGATGCCAAACGATTTTATCAGGCAATTTTAGAAAGAGAAAAGATTGTTCCTACTGCAATTGGTCTTGGGGTTGCAGTTCCTCATGCGAAATTGCACAGTTATAAAGATTTTTTTATTGCAATTGGAATTCAGGTGCAGCAAGGCTTAGAGTGGAATGCTCTTGATGGTTTAGCGGTCCAACTCATTTTTATGATTGGAGGCCCAGATAACCGACAAACAGAATATTTGCGCATTTTGTCTCATTTGACAATGGCGGTTAAAAATAAGGAAAGGCGTAAAAAATTGCTTAAATGCCACTGCGCTAAAGAAGTAATCGAAATGTTTAACGGATGTTAA
- a CDS encoding PTS sugar transporter subunit IIA produces MDLTIKDVAKLFNISEAAIHRLLLHNKIPSYCINGEHRFGLIEIENWMLQFDLKQLQETASCDQQIYPLTDQKQQVQIENPVSGGMVQFCLYRALHQGDILSNIKGNKKEDIISAVTKIVAPKLNVDAEILAELLTDREDLSPTALGNGLAVPHTREAMAKGSFDMVFVVYPESPLEYGALDSKPVHTLFFLFAGSDKAHLQLLAKLAHLSSHKEAFQLLLDRSDKITLLDFVRNWEGQIRSTG; encoded by the coding sequence ATGGATCTTACAATTAAAGATGTTGCTAAGTTGTTCAATATTTCAGAAGCTGCTATTCATAGACTATTGCTTCATAACAAAATCCCTTCTTATTGTATTAATGGAGAACACCGATTTGGCTTAATCGAAATTGAAAACTGGATGTTACAGTTTGATTTAAAACAGCTTCAAGAAACCGCTTCTTGTGATCAACAAATCTATCCTCTAACGGACCAAAAACAGCAAGTACAAATAGAGAATCCAGTCAGTGGAGGAATGGTACAGTTTTGCTTATATCGCGCCCTTCACCAAGGGGATATTTTATCTAATATCAAAGGAAATAAGAAAGAAGATATCATTTCTGCTGTAACTAAAATTGTAGCCCCCAAACTCAATGTGGATGCCGAGATATTAGCAGAGCTCTTAACCGATCGCGAAGACTTAAGTCCAACAGCTTTAGGAAATGGTCTTGCGGTTCCGCATACAAGAGAAGCAATGGCGAAAGGATCATTTGATATGGTGTTTGTTGTGTATCCTGAATCCCCATTGGAATACGGGGCTTTAGATTCTAAACCAGTACACACGCTATTTTTCTTATTTGCTGGAAGTGATAAAGCACATCTTCAACTTCTAGCAAAACTAGCGCATTTAAGCAGTCACAAAGAGGCATTTCAATTATTACTGGACCGTTCTGACAAAATTACTCTGTTAGACTTTGTTCGAAATTGGGAAGGACAGATCCGCTCTACGGGATAG
- a CDS encoding amino acid permease → MSKQLFIKKSLKDLLSQASQSSRGLTRSLGPVNLTAMGVGAIIGAGIFVLTGQAAAQYAGPGILISFVLAAMICIFAALCYAEFASLIPIAGSAYTYAYVTMGELTAWIIGWGLTMEYLFSAATVSVGWSGYFVSLLQDFGIQLPSFLASSPLNYEMGIGWETTGAVMNLPAMFIVAVMGTLVSVGIKAAAGFNNLMVIIKMGVILLFIGCGVAFINLDHLIPFIPENTGEFGAYGFSGVLRGAGVVFFAFIGFDALSTLAQEARNPQKDLPIGMLGSLGISTLAYIVIGIILLGIVPYTMLDVPDPIAVAVNALGPKFIWLRLVLKFAILAGLTSVVLVMILGQSRIFYTMANDGLLPKSFSQISKRFHTPFFTSIVVTLAAMVLAGIFPVGILGQLTSMGALLAFAIVCFGILILRYKQPLLHRPFKTPFVPWIPLAGTLCCIIQMLAFPAVSWWQMFIWMVIGCIIYFTYGIKNSKIRQPVKK, encoded by the coding sequence ATGTCTAAGCAGTTATTTATCAAAAAATCTTTAAAAGATTTATTAAGCCAAGCCTCACAATCCAGTCGTGGTCTTACGCGCTCTTTAGGACCGGTTAATTTAACAGCAATGGGGGTAGGAGCGATTATAGGAGCTGGAATTTTTGTATTAACAGGACAAGCAGCAGCTCAGTACGCAGGTCCTGGAATTCTTATTTCCTTTGTTTTAGCAGCGATGATTTGCATTTTTGCAGCTCTTTGCTATGCAGAGTTTGCTTCTTTAATTCCCATTGCAGGAAGTGCTTATACCTATGCGTATGTTACCATGGGTGAATTAACGGCCTGGATCATTGGTTGGGGCTTAACAATGGAATATTTATTTTCTGCGGCAACCGTTTCTGTGGGATGGTCTGGATATTTTGTGAGCTTGCTGCAGGATTTTGGAATACAATTACCTTCTTTTTTAGCCAGTTCCCCATTGAATTATGAAATGGGAATAGGATGGGAAACAACAGGTGCTGTCATGAATCTTCCCGCTATGTTCATTGTTGCTGTCATGGGTACTTTGGTTTCCGTCGGGATAAAAGCGGCTGCTGGTTTCAATAACTTAATGGTAATTATCAAAATGGGAGTGATCTTATTGTTTATTGGCTGTGGGGTTGCTTTTATCAATTTAGATCATTTAATACCGTTTATTCCTGAAAATACAGGGGAATTCGGAGCATATGGATTTAGTGGTGTTTTACGTGGAGCCGGGGTTGTCTTCTTTGCTTTTATCGGTTTTGATGCCTTGTCTACTCTAGCACAGGAAGCACGCAATCCACAAAAAGATCTACCAATAGGAATGTTAGGATCGCTGGGTATATCCACTCTTGCATATATTGTTATTGGGATTATTCTACTTGGCATCGTGCCTTACACCATGCTAGATGTACCAGATCCGATTGCAGTAGCTGTGAATGCTTTAGGTCCGAAGTTTATTTGGCTACGTTTAGTTCTTAAATTTGCTATTTTAGCGGGTTTAACTTCTGTTGTGCTGGTTATGATCTTAGGGCAATCCCGTATTTTTTATACAATGGCAAATGATGGCTTGTTGCCTAAATCTTTTAGCCAGATTAGTAAAAGATTCCATACACCGTTTTTTACCTCTATTGTAGTTACTCTTGCTGCTATGGTATTAGCAGGGATTTTCCCAGTTGGTATTTTAGGGCAGTTGACTTCAATGGGAGCTCTTTTAGCCTTTGCTATTGTTTGTTTTGGTATTTTGATTCTGCGTTATAAACAACCTTTATTGCATCGTCCCTTTAAAACTCCTTTTGTACCATGGATTCCTCTAGCGGGTACTTTATGTTGTATTATTCAGATGCTAGCTTTTCCAGCTGTTAGCTGGTGGCAAATGTTTATTTGGATGGTAATAGGATGTATCATTTATTTTACCTATGGCATAAAAAATAGTAAAATCCGTCAGCCGGTTAAGAAATAA